In Thermodesulfobacteriota bacterium, the genomic window CAGGATCTCCCGGCAGTAGCGCTCTCCGACATAGCCCAGGACGAGGGTTGCTTTTCGCTCTCCTTCGGCCCGCAGCACGTCCAGACGCAAGGAAAGGGATGTCTTGTAGGCGTCGATCGACTTCGGCTCGACGATCCCGGTCGTGCCAAGGATGGAAATCCCGCCCACTATTCCAAGTTGAGGGTTGAAGGTGCGTCTGGCCAAGGACTCTCCATCTGGAACGGTGATGATCACCTCCAGACCCCTTCCCTCCGAAAAGATTTCGGATAATTCCCTGAGGATCATCTTCCTGGGCGTTGGGTTGATGGCATGTTGGCCCACCGGGACGGCAAGCCCCGGCCTCGTCACGATGCCAACTCCTTCGCCACCCTTTATGGTCACGCCTCTTCCTTCCACAAATCGAACCTCGGCATAGATCTTGGTCCCATGCGTTACGTCGGGATCGTCTCCTGCGTCCTTGACGATTCCACATCTGGCGAAGCCTTCGCCGAGTGCCGGATCGATGATGGGAAGACGGAGCTTCAGGCCCGATGGCGTCTCCACCTCGACGGATTCGACCTTCTTCCCGGTGGCCAGCATCAGCCCCGCGGCCTTTGCCGCCGCCTGGGCGCAAGTCCCTGTCGTATAGCCCTTTCTCAACCCCGACATCGGCTCCTCCCCTTAAGCTGACCCAGACCCGACCAACTTGAGGATCTCCCTTCTCGCCTCTCCGATGGTGAGGGGGATCCGATC contains:
- the cbiD gene encoding cobalt-precorrin-5B (C(1))-methyltransferase CbiD, with amino-acid sequence MSGLRKGYTTGTCAQAAAKAAGLMLATGKKVESVEVETPSGLKLRLPIIDPALGEGFARCGIVKDAGDDPDVTHGTKIYAEVRFVEGRGVTIKGGEGVGIVTRPGLAVPVGQHAINPTPRKMILRELSEIFSEGRGLEVIITVPDGESLARRTFNPQLGIVGGISILGTTGIVEPKSIDAYKTSLSLRLDVLRAEGERKATLVLGYVGERYCREILGLSGESFIKIGDHVGFMLEECSKKGFEEVLLIGHIGKLVKVAAGQFDTHFRFGDRRMETIAHYAKLKGASPDVVEAILREKTAEAKIPILKEAALTRVFQEVALEVVRRIKGLLERDLLIECILLSLEGEVLGRHRE